A genomic stretch from Neodiprion fabricii isolate iyNeoFabr1 chromosome 3, iyNeoFabr1.1, whole genome shotgun sequence includes:
- the LOC124177980 gene encoding alpha-(1,3)-fucosyltransferase C-like has translation MSCTMNHLQRVLTLRMYMIVGLFIVPMIMVFLNGRTYCQYEAPYGFESSLELRSPVAPLTVVKDEPAKPPEVMKKKKTVLYWTKMFSSKNFYLSERGVDGDIFANCPVSFCMGTNDRNYQPVEEFDALLFHGPELNAKDLPKTRSPNQRYIFMDSETQVFHPVPNRPEFNNFFNWTMAYRRDADVMRPYGIFRKLDTNEVIPPYIPAQWLDVSDGNVSESTSLLFKKKSKMSAWFVSHCGTNSKREDIARKLQEYVTVDIYGKCGKFQCSRANEDECYEQLEQGYFFYLSFENSMCRDYITEKVYRILDYDVIPVVYGAADYETFLPPNSYINVKDFPSIEALATFLRELSQDEERYLSYFKWKSFYKVDTKKHYIVCEFCKALHDPNLPRQVIANIYDWWAKGSQCVPPLDMN, from the coding sequence ATGAGTTGTACAATGAATCATTTGCAGCGTGTACTTACCTTGCGAATGTACATGATTGTTGGATTGTTCATTGTACCAATGATTATGGTATTTTTGAACGGCAGAACATATTGTCAGTACGAGGCTCCGTATGGGTTCGAGTCGAGTTTGGAACTTAGAAGTCCCGTGGCACCGCTTACGGTAGTTAAGGATGAACCAGCCAAACCACCGGAAgtaatgaagaagaaaaagacggTTTTGTATTGgacaaaaatgttttcgagcaaaaatttttaccttaGTGAACGTGGGGTAGATGGTGACATTTTTGCAAACTGTCCTGTCAGCTTTTGCATGGGAACAAACGACCGAAATTATCAGCCCGTCGAGGAATTCGACGCTCTTTTGTTCCACGGTCCGGAATTGAACGCGAAAGATCTACCGAAAACAAGATCACCAAATCAACGCTACATTTTCATGGATTCGGAGACTCAGGTTTTCCATCCAGTACCAAACAGACCagaattcaataattttttcaactggaCAATGGCTTACAGGAGAGATGCAGATGTCATGAGGCCGTATGGGATCTTCAGGAAACTTGATACCAACGAAGTTATACCTCCATATATTCCGGCACAGTGGTTGGACGTCTCCGACGGTAACGTGTCCGAATCCACGAGTCTCTTGTTCAAAAAGAAGTCGAAAATGAGCGCGTGGTTCGTCTCTCATTGTGGGACGAACAGTAAGCGAGAGGACATTGCGAGAAAGTTACAGGAATACGTGACGGTTGACATTTATGGAAAGTGTGGTAAATTTCAGTGTTCGAGAGCCAATGAGGACGAATGTTACGAGCAATTGGAACAAGGATATTTCTTCTACCTGTCGTTCGAGAACTCGATGTGTCGTGATTACATCACGGAAAAAGTGTACCGGATACTGGACTACGACGTGATACCTGTCGTTTACGGTGCGGCTGACTACGAAACTTTTCTCCCGCCGAATTCCTACATCAACGTCAAGGATTTTCCCTCGATCGAGGCACTCGCCACCTTCCTCAGGGAACTGAGTCAGGATGAGGAGAGGTATCTGAGCTACTTCAAATGGAAAAGTTTTTACAAAGTTGACACCAAAAAGCACTATATCGTTTGTGAGTTTTGCAAGGCCCTCCATGATCCGAATTTGCCGAGACAGGTTATTGCCAACATATACGACTGGTGGGCTAAAGGATCGCAGTGTGTCCCACCCTTAGACATGAACTAA
- the LOC124177981 gene encoding alpha-(1,3)-fucosyltransferase C-like, protein MSLNRRVSVKLYLLILLISVPVIIFWILGRHISETRSCDKEVRFSHHQEERLVDRAASSVHETNTKTILYWTKMWESDNMDFGDGDIFASCAVWKCVATNNRTALNVQDFDMIIFHALDIKANDLPQQRSPHQRYVFLNLETQVFHPIPDNQIYRNFFNWTMTYRRDSTLMRPYGVVKVTDLMEYVPPHIPVTWRNVSEGTIPEETRRKVQGKTKMVSWFVSNCFTSSKRELYVQALKQHIPVDIFGDCGSLKCDQEETDCFEMVERDYYFYLAMENSLCRDYITEKAFKFLRYNVVPVVYGAADYASVLPPGSYIDIQDFSSPEALADYLWVVSQNPERYLNFFKWKNYYNVELRPEHYTVCKLCKKLHEVAQSPMIIDDIYGWWTTDQCLREPSFRGIP, encoded by the coding sequence ATGTCATTGAATCGAAGAGTGTCCGTTAAATTATACCTTTTGATTCTGCTGATATCAGTTCCGGTAATTATATTCTGGATATTAGGTAGACACATTAGCGAGACACGGTCATGCGATAAGGAGGTGAGATTCTCACATCATCAGGAAGAGCGACTCGTCGACAGGGCGGCCTCTTCCGTCCACGAGACAAACACCAAGACGATTTTGTACTGGACGAAGATGTGGGAAAGCGACAACATGGATTTTGGGGATGGGGATATCTTCGCCTCGTGTGCCGTGTGGAAGTGCGTTGCTACGAACAACAGGACAGCTCTGAACGTGCAAGACTTCGACATGATCATCTTCCACGCATTAGACATCAAGGCTAATGACTTGCCGCAGCAAAGGTCCCCACATCAGCGCTACGTGTTCCTCAATTTGGAGACTCAGGTGTTTCACCCAATCCCGGATAACCAGATATACAGAAACTTCTTCAATTGGACAATGACTTATCGAAGAGACTCGACGCTGATGAGACCGTACGGTGTTGTTAAAGTGACCGACTTAATGGAGTACGTTCCTCCTCATATTCCAGTTACATGGAGGAACGTTTCCGAGGGTACCATTCCCGAGGAAACCCGACGGAAGGTAcagggaaaaacaaaaatggtcTCTTGGTTTGTGTCCAATTGCTTTACCTCCAGTAAAAGGGAACTCTACGTGCAAGCCTTGAAACAGCACATACCAGTAGACATTTTCGGGGACTGTGGATCCCTTAAGTGTGATCAAGAGGAAACTGATTGTTTTGAGATGGTTGAAAGAGATTATTACTTTTATCTTGCCATGGAAAATTCTCTCTGCAGAGACTACATAACAGAAAAAGCTTTCAAATTCCTTCGGTATAATGTTGTACCTGTCGTCTATGGAGCAGCCGATTACGCCAGCGTGTTACCTCCTGGTTCTTACATTGATATACAGGACTTTTCCAGTCCTGAGGCACTGGCCGATTACCTTTGGGTCGTCAGCCAGAACCCGGAGCGATATTTGAACTTTTTTAAGTGGAAAAATTACTATAATGTCGAACTCAGACCCGAACATTATACCGTGTGCaaactttgtaaaaaattgcacGAAGTCGCTCAATCGCCTATGATAATCGACGATATTTACGGTTGGTGGACAACCGATCAGTGCTTACGTGAGCCTAGTTTCCGAGGAATTCCATGA